Proteins encoded by one window of Panicum virgatum strain AP13 chromosome 7N, P.virgatum_v5, whole genome shotgun sequence:
- the LOC120680436 gene encoding B-box zinc finger protein 20-like isoform X1, producing MKVQCDVCAAEAASVFCCADEAALCDACDRRVHRANKLAGKHRRFSLLHPSPSTTSSSAQTTKPPLCDICQERRGFLFCKEDRAILCRECDVPVHTASEMTRRHSRFLLTGVRLSSAPVDSPAASEEEENSGSPCNADSCSGGGATATASASDGSSISEYLTKTLPGWHVEDFLVDDASAGALGACSNDVLYDYQQEEQGQIGSLLQEAYTPWTGQEQLLADVVVTTDERASRERWVPQMHAEFAGGSKRPRPSPPCPYW from the exons atgaAGGTGCAGTGCGACGTGTGCGCGGCCGAGGCGGCCTCCGTCTTCTGCTGCGCCGACGAGGCCGCGCTGTGCGACGCGTGCGACCGCCGCGTCCACCGCGCCAACAAGCTCGCCGGGAAGCACCGCCGCTTctccctcctccacccctcgccgtcgacgacgtcctcgtcggcgcAGACGACGAAGCCGCCGCTCTGCGACATCTGCCAG GAGCGAAGGGGGTTCTTGTTCTGCAAGGAGGACCGGGCGATCCTGTGCCGGGAGTGCGACGTGCCGGTGCACACCGCGAGCGAGATGACGCGGCGGCACAGCCGGTTCCTGCTCACCGGCGTGCGCCTCTCGTCGGCGCCGGTGGACTCCCCCGCCGcgtcagaggaggaggagaacagCGGCAGCCCCTGCAACGCCGActcctgcagcggcggcggcgccaccgccacgGCGAGCGCGAGCGACGGGAGCAGCATCTCCGAGTACCTCACCAAGACGCTGCCCGGGTGGCACGTCGAGGACTTCCTCGTCGACGACGCGTCCGCCGGCGCCCTGGGCGCCTGCTCCAACGACGTCCTCTATGACTATCAG CAGGAAGAGCAAGGGCAGATCGGCAGTCTGCTGCAAGAAGCTTACACGCCGTGGACGGGGCAGGAGCAGCTGCTCGCCGACGTCGTTGTCACCACCGACGAGCGGGCCAGCCGGGAGCGGTGGGTGCCGCAGATGCACGCGGAGTTCGCCGGCGGCAGCAAGCGGCCCCGACCGTCGCCTCCCTGCCCGTACTGGTGA
- the LOC120680436 gene encoding B-box zinc finger protein 20-like isoform X2, producing the protein MKVQCDVCAAEAASVFCCADEAALCDACDRRVHRANKLAGKHRRFSLLHPSPSTTSSSAQTTKPPLCDICQERRGFLFCKEDRAILCRECDVPVHTASEMTRRHSRFLLTGVRLSSAPVDSPAASEEEENSGSPCNADSCSGGGATATASASDGSSISEYLTKTLPGWHVEDFLVDDASAGALGACSNDVLYDYQEEQGQIGSLLQEAYTPWTGQEQLLADVVVTTDERASRERWVPQMHAEFAGGSKRPRPSPPCPYW; encoded by the exons atgaAGGTGCAGTGCGACGTGTGCGCGGCCGAGGCGGCCTCCGTCTTCTGCTGCGCCGACGAGGCCGCGCTGTGCGACGCGTGCGACCGCCGCGTCCACCGCGCCAACAAGCTCGCCGGGAAGCACCGCCGCTTctccctcctccacccctcgccgtcgacgacgtcctcgtcggcgcAGACGACGAAGCCGCCGCTCTGCGACATCTGCCAG GAGCGAAGGGGGTTCTTGTTCTGCAAGGAGGACCGGGCGATCCTGTGCCGGGAGTGCGACGTGCCGGTGCACACCGCGAGCGAGATGACGCGGCGGCACAGCCGGTTCCTGCTCACCGGCGTGCGCCTCTCGTCGGCGCCGGTGGACTCCCCCGCCGcgtcagaggaggaggagaacagCGGCAGCCCCTGCAACGCCGActcctgcagcggcggcggcgccaccgccacgGCGAGCGCGAGCGACGGGAGCAGCATCTCCGAGTACCTCACCAAGACGCTGCCCGGGTGGCACGTCGAGGACTTCCTCGTCGACGACGCGTCCGCCGGCGCCCTGGGCGCCTGCTCCAACGACGTCCTCTATGACTATCAG GAAGAGCAAGGGCAGATCGGCAGTCTGCTGCAAGAAGCTTACACGCCGTGGACGGGGCAGGAGCAGCTGCTCGCCGACGTCGTTGTCACCACCGACGAGCGGGCCAGCCGGGAGCGGTGGGTGCCGCAGATGCACGCGGAGTTCGCCGGCGGCAGCAAGCGGCCCCGACCGTCGCCTCCCTGCCCGTACTGGTGA